The genomic interval GGAGCTCAAGTTTGTGGAATCTGTACGGATGGACACACTACTGATCAATGTCCTCAAATTGCTTCTAGTGGAGGGTATGAGgaagtcaatgcccttggttatcaaggaggtcagaggtacaaTATATTTTCGAATACCTACAACCCtggcctacgtgatcatccAAACTTTCGGTGGTCCAATAATGagaatgtactaaggccacatcaAAATACTATAcaatttgggcctcgtccggctggtttgtttagaccacaagctccacCACACAATGTTCCACCTCCCAACGTGGCTAGTActcctaattatgatgagATGTTGAAATCTTTAGTTGCTGGACAAAGTCAATTGAATACCGTgactcaaactttggtggtGGGTCAACAAGCGAATAGCAAGGACATTGCGGAGCTAAAAATGCATATGGGCCAGGTAGTAGACTTCATGGGCCGTTTTTCTGAGCAAGGAAATTTGCCAAGTGGTGTCATACCTAACCCAAAGaatgagcaagcccaagctatcatgACAAGGAGTGGGTTCGAGCTAAAGGAGCAGCCTAGTATTGCTAGGAAGGCCCAAACATCCCATGTTCTTGAGGAGGGTGACGAGATGACTATGATGAATGTCTTGGAGAAATATCCAGCTACCTCAAAGAAGGAGAGTGTGCCGATCCATGAAGCACACAAAGGTACAAATGTTAACTCAAATGAATTAATTAAAACTAATCATATTTCGTGTGTATctttcccttctaggtttgcaaagagcaagaaaGATAAATCTGATGAGGAGGTGTTAGAGGTCTTTAGGAATGTGCAAGTTAA from Argentina anserina chromosome 2, drPotAnse1.1, whole genome shotgun sequence carries:
- the LOC126784174 gene encoding uncharacterized protein LOC126784174, yielding MEREFLDSAAGGSFLDKSNVVAKDLLEKRAMNNQQFGTSASSTRQVHETNSSSTSALEDKVDKLSKMMSHFMKTSGAQVCGICTDGHTTDQCPQIASSGGYEEVNALGYQGGQRYNIFSNTYNPGLRDHPNFRWSNNENVLRPHQNTIQFGPRPAGLFRPQAPPHNVPPPNVASTPNYDEMLKSLVAGQSQLNTVTQTLVVGQQANSKDIAELKMHMGQVVDFMGRFSEQGNLPSGVIPNPKNEQAQAIMTRSGFELKEQPSIARKAQTSHVLEEGDEMTMMNVLEKYPATSKKESVPIHEAHKGTNVNSNELIKTNHISCVSFPSRFAKSKKDKSDEEVLEVFRNVQVNLPLLECIKQIPKNAKFLKELCTSRRQIREEKVSHLIFPADFYALAMELSPLETTPLLFGRPIMRTARTCIDVATGSLTMEFDRDVINFNIFEAMKYPVSDPNSSFYVDDSIAHVMSETLEA